A single genomic interval of Solimonas sp. K1W22B-7 harbors:
- a CDS encoding CoA-acylating methylmalonate-semialdehyde dehydrogenase, giving the protein MSAVLKPNAAIPSIKLLINGEFIESKSRDWRDVINPATQEVLARVPFATPEELDAAVASAKEAFKTWRKTPIGARARIFLKYQQLIRENMKELAAILTAEQGKTLPDAEGDVFRGLEVVEHAANIGTLQMGELATNVAGGVDTYTILQPLGVCAGITPFNFPAMIPLWMFPMAIATGNTFVLKPSEQDPMVTMRLVELALEAGVPRGVLNVVHGGPDVVNGLCDHPDIRAVSFVGSTKVGTHVYNRATLAGKRAQCMMGAKNHAVVLPDANREQALNNLTGAAFGAAGQRCMAASVTVLVGEANQWIPDIVAKAKTLKVNAGHEPGTDVGPVVSCAARERVDGLIARGLADGAKLELDGRNPSVPGYEQGNFVGPTIFSGAKPGMSIYDQEIFGPVQVIVSVDTLDQAIELINSNPNGNGVALFTQSGAAARKFQEDIDVGQVGINVPIPVPVPLFSFTGSRGSKLGDLGPYGKQVILFYTQTKTVTQRWFDDSTLSVGVNTTISLK; this is encoded by the coding sequence ATGTCAGCTGTCCTCAAGCCCAACGCGGCGATCCCCAGCATCAAGTTGCTGATCAACGGTGAATTCATCGAGTCGAAGTCGCGCGACTGGCGCGACGTCATCAACCCCGCCACCCAGGAAGTCCTGGCGCGCGTGCCCTTCGCCACGCCGGAGGAACTCGATGCCGCGGTGGCTTCCGCCAAGGAAGCCTTCAAGACCTGGCGCAAGACGCCGATCGGTGCGCGCGCCCGCATCTTCCTCAAGTACCAGCAGCTGATCCGCGAGAACATGAAGGAGCTGGCGGCGATCCTCACCGCCGAGCAGGGCAAGACCCTGCCGGACGCCGAGGGCGACGTGTTCCGCGGCCTCGAGGTGGTGGAGCATGCCGCCAACATCGGCACGCTGCAGATGGGCGAGCTGGCGACCAATGTCGCCGGCGGTGTCGATACCTACACCATCCTGCAGCCGCTGGGCGTCTGCGCCGGCATCACGCCCTTCAACTTCCCGGCGATGATCCCGCTGTGGATGTTCCCCATGGCCATCGCCACCGGCAACACCTTCGTGCTGAAGCCGTCCGAGCAGGACCCGATGGTGACCATGCGCCTGGTCGAGCTGGCGCTGGAAGCCGGCGTTCCCAGGGGCGTGCTCAACGTTGTCCACGGTGGCCCGGACGTCGTCAACGGCCTCTGCGATCACCCGGACATCAGGGCGGTGTCCTTCGTCGGCTCGACCAAGGTCGGCACGCACGTCTACAACCGCGCCACGCTGGCCGGCAAGCGCGCGCAGTGCATGATGGGCGCCAAGAACCACGCCGTGGTGCTGCCCGACGCCAACAGGGAGCAGGCGCTGAACAATCTCACCGGCGCCGCCTTCGGCGCCGCAGGCCAGCGCTGCATGGCCGCCTCGGTGACGGTGCTGGTGGGCGAGGCCAACCAGTGGATTCCGGACATCGTCGCCAAGGCGAAGACGCTGAAGGTCAATGCCGGCCACGAGCCCGGCACCGATGTCGGTCCCGTGGTGTCCTGCGCGGCGCGCGAGCGCGTCGACGGCCTGATCGCACGCGGCCTCGCCGATGGCGCGAAGCTGGAACTGGACGGCCGCAATCCCTCGGTGCCCGGCTACGAGCAGGGCAACTTCGTCGGCCCCACGATCTTCTCGGGTGCCAAACCCGGCATGTCGATCTACGACCAGGAAATCTTCGGGCCGGTGCAGGTGATCGTCTCGGTGGACACGCTGGACCAGGCCATCGAGCTGATCAACAGCAACCCCAACGGCAACGGCGTGGCGCTGTTCACGCAGTCCGGCGCCGCCGCGCGCAAGTTCCAGGAAGACATCGACGTCGGCCAGGTCGGCATCAACGTGCCGATCCCGGTGCCGGTGCCGCTGTTCTCCTTCACCGGCTCGCGCGGCTCCAAGCTCGGCGACCTCGGCCCCTACGGCAAGCAGGTCATCCTGTTCTACACCCAGACCAAGACCGTCACGCAGCGCTGGTTCGACGACAGCACGCTGTCGGTCGGCGTGAACACCACGATCAGCCTGAAGTAA
- a CDS encoding DNA topoisomerase I, whose amino-acid sequence MTKNLVIVESPAKAKTIKKYLGKDFEVLASYGHVRDLVPKDGAVDTANGFAMKYQIIERNEKHVRAIIAALKDADELWLATDPDREGEAISWHLAELLREKNALKGKPVKRVVFYEITQREVQEAIRNPREISQDLVNAQQARRALDYLVGFNLSPLLWRKVQPGLSAGRVQSPALRLICERELEIRAFKPQEYWSLDARAEKAPQAFSAKLIELDGKKVEQFTLSDAGGAEAAKEKILAAAGGTLLVKSIEKKQRRRNPGAPFTTSTLQQEANRKLGFTSKRTMQTAQQLYEGVDIGGDTVGLITYMRTDSVSLAQDAIKDIRNVIQLQYGAGALPAEPRTYKAKSKNAQEAHEAVRPTSAARLPRQVAQFLKPDQAKLYELIWKRTVASQMEAAIFDTVSAELRASDKHAFRANGSVLVDPGFLAAYDIRAQDPEDRDEGDEDDKRLPVLVEGERVKLLELLPEQHFTQPPPRYTEASLVKTLEEFDIGRPSTYATIISTLQGRDYVRLEGKAFVPTDVGMIVCKFLTDHFEQYVDYEFTARLEDDLDSVSRGEKQWTPLLAEFWATFKPRVEEKMELSRKEVSEARVIGVDPESGKPVSARLGRFGPFVQVGTKDDEDKPRFASLRANQRIDTITLEQAMALFQLPRKIGVLPNGDQVEVNIGRFGPYVKHGKSFVSLKKDDDPYTVELPRAIELIEQKAAALEAATLRVFEGTGIRIIKGRFGAYITDGTRRANVPRNKEVDDVTVFECEAWLAEAAAAAPKKGGKKGKGAAKKTAAAKPEKAEKAPAKKPAAKKAAVKKTAVKKAAAKKAPAKKAAAKKKS is encoded by the coding sequence ATGACTAAGAACCTGGTCATCGTCGAGTCGCCTGCCAAGGCCAAGACGATCAAGAAATACCTGGGCAAGGACTTCGAGGTGCTGGCCTCCTATGGCCACGTGCGCGATCTCGTGCCCAAGGATGGCGCCGTCGATACCGCGAACGGCTTCGCCATGAAGTACCAGATCATCGAGCGCAACGAGAAACACGTCCGCGCGATCATCGCCGCGCTCAAGGACGCCGACGAGCTCTGGCTGGCGACCGACCCTGATCGCGAGGGTGAGGCCATTTCCTGGCACCTGGCCGAGCTGCTGCGCGAGAAGAACGCGCTCAAGGGCAAGCCGGTCAAGCGCGTGGTGTTCTATGAAATCACGCAGCGCGAGGTGCAGGAGGCGATCCGCAATCCGCGCGAGATCTCGCAGGACCTGGTCAACGCGCAGCAGGCGCGCCGCGCGCTGGACTACCTGGTGGGCTTCAACCTGTCGCCGCTGCTGTGGCGCAAGGTGCAGCCGGGCCTGTCCGCCGGCCGGGTGCAGTCGCCGGCGCTGCGGCTGATCTGCGAGCGCGAGCTCGAGATCCGCGCGTTCAAGCCGCAGGAATACTGGTCGCTGGATGCGCGTGCCGAAAAGGCACCGCAGGCCTTCAGCGCCAAGCTGATCGAGCTCGACGGCAAGAAGGTCGAGCAGTTCACGCTGAGCGACGCCGGCGGTGCCGAGGCGGCGAAGGAAAAGATCCTGGCCGCGGCCGGCGGCACGCTGCTGGTCAAGTCGATCGAGAAAAAGCAGCGCCGCCGCAACCCGGGCGCGCCCTTCACCACCTCGACGCTGCAGCAGGAAGCCAATCGCAAGCTCGGGTTCACTTCCAAGCGCACGATGCAGACGGCGCAGCAGCTGTATGAAGGCGTGGACATCGGCGGCGACACCGTCGGCCTGATCACCTACATGCGTACCGACTCGGTGAGCCTGGCGCAGGATGCGATCAAGGACATCCGCAACGTCATCCAGCTGCAGTACGGCGCCGGCGCCCTGCCGGCGGAGCCGCGCACCTACAAGGCCAAGTCCAAGAACGCCCAGGAAGCGCATGAAGCCGTGCGCCCGACCTCGGCCGCGCGCCTGCCCAGGCAGGTGGCGCAGTTCCTCAAGCCCGACCAGGCCAAGCTCTACGAGCTGATCTGGAAGCGCACCGTCGCCTCGCAGATGGAGGCCGCGATCTTCGACACCGTCAGCGCCGAGCTGCGCGCCAGCGACAAGCATGCTTTCCGCGCCAACGGCTCGGTGCTGGTGGACCCCGGCTTCCTGGCCGCCTACGACATCCGCGCCCAGGATCCGGAAGACCGCGACGAAGGCGACGAGGACGACAAGCGCCTGCCGGTGCTGGTCGAGGGCGAGCGCGTCAAGCTGCTGGAACTGCTGCCGGAACAGCACTTCACCCAGCCGCCGCCGCGCTACACCGAAGCCAGCCTGGTCAAGACGCTGGAAGAATTCGATATCGGCCGTCCGTCCACCTACGCCACGATCATCTCGACCCTGCAGGGCCGCGACTACGTGCGCCTGGAAGGCAAGGCCTTCGTGCCGACCGACGTCGGCATGATCGTCTGCAAGTTCCTCACCGACCATTTCGAGCAGTACGTGGACTACGAGTTCACCGCCCGCCTCGAAGACGACCTCGACTCCGTCTCGCGCGGCGAAAAGCAGTGGACGCCGCTGCTGGCCGAGTTCTGGGCCACGTTCAAGCCGCGCGTCGAAGAAAAGATGGAGCTGTCGCGCAAGGAGGTGTCCGAGGCCCGCGTCATCGGCGTAGACCCCGAATCCGGCAAGCCGGTCAGCGCGCGCCTGGGCCGCTTCGGGCCCTTCGTGCAGGTCGGCACCAAGGACGACGAGGACAAGCCGCGCTTCGCCTCCCTGCGCGCCAACCAGCGCATCGACACCATCACGCTGGAGCAGGCGATGGCGCTGTTCCAGCTGCCGCGCAAGATCGGCGTGCTGCCCAACGGCGACCAGGTCGAGGTCAACATCGGCCGCTTCGGTCCCTACGTGAAGCACGGCAAGAGCTTCGTGTCGCTGAAGAAGGACGACGATCCCTACACCGTCGAGCTGCCGCGCGCGATCGAGCTGATCGAGCAGAAGGCCGCGGCGCTGGAAGCGGCGACGCTGCGCGTGTTCGAAGGCACCGGCATCCGCATCATCAAGGGCCGCTTCGGTGCCTACATCACCGACGGCACCCGTCGCGCGAATGTCCCGCGCAACAAGGAAGTCGATGACGTGACCGTCTTCGAGTGCGAGGCCTGGCTGGCGGAAGCCGCCGCGGCCGCGCCGAAGAAGGGTGGCAAGAAGGGCAAGGGGGCGGCCAAGAAGACCGCTGCCGCCAAGCCTGAGAAGGCCGAGAAGGCACCGGCAAAGAAGCCGGCCGCCAAGAAGGCTGCGGTCAAGAAGACCGCGGTGAAGAAAGCCGCGGCCAAGAAGGCGCCGGCGAAAAAGGCCGCCGCCAAGAAGAAGAGTTGA
- a CDS encoding metal-dependent hydrolase, with translation MTSSTEHHALKARRAQFDFSQTPLHWIPGDPFATHMINGIHLLLPAGELWFCRVYNQALPLVSDARLRQDVEGFIRQEAWHARAHIGAHDYLRRHQLETNEFLARANHLFGELLGDAPFGLKLLQREPLKRHWLVLRVGLIAAIEHFTGMLGQWAMDNKTWDRADPVMADLFRWHLAEEVEHRSVAYDLFEHLCRTQIGFYVSRQALMAVVFPMFMLALTESYRELASQDRSDRASRALSRRSLLRLLLEVERVGRRTENLPPLSFLVAGALRWISPRFHPVTEGDTQQALDYLARSPAARAAMQQ, from the coding sequence ATGACGAGCAGCACCGAACACCACGCCCTCAAGGCCCGTCGCGCCCAGTTCGATTTCAGCCAGACCCCGCTGCACTGGATCCCGGGCGACCCTTTCGCCACCCACATGATCAATGGCATCCACCTGCTGCTGCCAGCCGGCGAGCTGTGGTTCTGCCGCGTCTACAACCAGGCGCTGCCGCTGGTCAGCGACGCCCGCCTGCGCCAGGACGTGGAAGGCTTCATCCGCCAGGAGGCCTGGCATGCGCGCGCGCATATCGGCGCCCACGACTACCTCCGGCGCCATCAGCTGGAGACCAACGAGTTCCTCGCACGGGCCAACCACCTGTTCGGCGAGTTGCTGGGGGATGCGCCCTTCGGCCTGAAGCTGCTGCAGCGGGAGCCGCTCAAGCGTCACTGGCTGGTGCTGCGCGTCGGCCTGATCGCGGCGATCGAGCACTTCACCGGCATGCTCGGCCAGTGGGCCATGGACAACAAGACCTGGGACAGGGCCGACCCGGTGATGGCGGACCTGTTCCGCTGGCACCTGGCCGAGGAAGTGGAGCACCGCAGCGTCGCCTACGACCTGTTCGAGCACCTGTGCCGCACGCAGATCGGCTTCTACGTCAGCCGCCAGGCGCTGATGGCCGTGGTGTTCCCGATGTTCATGCTTGCCCTCACCGAGAGCTATCGCGAGCTGGCGAGCCAGGATCGCAGCGACCGCGCCAGCCGCGCGCTGTCGCGCCGCTCGCTGCTGCGCCTGCTGCTGGAAGTGGAGCGCGTCGGCCGCAGGACCGAAAACCTGCCGCCGCTGAGCTTCCTGGTCGCCGGCGCGCTGCGCTGGATCTCGCCGCGCTTCCACCCGGTTACCGAGGGCGACACGCAGCAGGCGCTGGATTACCTGGCACGCTCGCCAGCCGCGCGGGCAGCGATGCAGCAGTAG
- the hemF gene encoding oxygen-dependent coproporphyrinogen oxidase: MSTPDFTTVETWLRSLQARLCERFEAIDGIARFGTDPWQRAEGGGGVSRVMADGAVFERGGVGFSLVHGSKLPPSASAHRPELEGRSWRAMGVSVVMHPRNPHAPTSHCNVRLFVAEKPGEEPVWWFGGGFDLTPYYGYDQDCQEWHAAAREACVPAGEHVYPKLKTWCDEYFFLRHRNEPRGVGGIFYDDWSEGGFEAGFALMQRVGEAFGSAYAGIVARRKDQPFGERERQWQLLRRGRYVEFNLVWDRGTLFGLQSGGRTESILMSMPPQVRWEYDHRPEPGSPEAALLERYLKPRDWLAGTRA; the protein is encoded by the coding sequence ATGAGCACCCCCGACTTCACCACCGTCGAAACCTGGCTGCGCAGCCTGCAGGCGCGTCTCTGCGAGCGCTTCGAGGCGATCGACGGCATCGCCCGTTTCGGCACTGATCCCTGGCAGCGCGCCGAAGGCGGCGGCGGGGTCTCGCGCGTGATGGCCGACGGCGCGGTGTTCGAGCGCGGGGGCGTCGGCTTCTCGCTGGTGCACGGCAGCAAGCTGCCGCCCTCGGCGAGCGCACATCGCCCGGAGCTGGAAGGCCGCAGCTGGCGCGCCATGGGCGTGTCGGTGGTGATGCACCCGCGCAACCCGCATGCGCCGACCAGCCACTGCAACGTGCGCCTGTTCGTCGCCGAAAAGCCCGGTGAGGAGCCGGTATGGTGGTTCGGGGGCGGCTTCGACCTGACGCCCTACTACGGCTACGACCAGGACTGCCAGGAGTGGCATGCCGCGGCGCGCGAGGCCTGCGTCCCGGCCGGCGAGCACGTCTACCCGAAGCTGAAGACCTGGTGCGACGAGTACTTCTTCCTCAGGCACCGCAACGAGCCGCGCGGTGTCGGCGGCATCTTCTACGACGACTGGAGCGAGGGCGGCTTCGAGGCCGGCTTCGCCCTGATGCAGCGCGTGGGCGAGGCCTTCGGCTCGGCCTACGCCGGCATCGTCGCGCGCCGCAAGGACCAGCCGTTCGGCGAGCGCGAGCGCCAGTGGCAGCTGCTGCGCCGCGGCCGCTACGTCGAGTTCAACCTGGTCTGGGACCGCGGCACCCTGTTCGGCCTGCAGTCCGGCGGCCGCACCGAGTCGATCCTGATGTCGATGCCGCCGCAGGTACGCTGGGAATACGACCACCGGCCCGAGCCGGGCTCGCCGGAGGCGGCGCTGCTGGAGCGGTATCTGAAGCCGAGGGACTGGCTTGCGGGGACCAGGGCCTAG
- a CDS encoding L-threonylcarbamoyladenylate synthase produces the protein MSDVAPLRLKAAVRALQRGGVIAYPTEAVWGLGCEPQDERACMRLLQLKGRPWEKGLILVASRFEQLAPYVQVPSNNALKRATATWPGPATWVFPATDHTPMWISGDHDGVAVRVSNHPAVVELCEAYGGPVVSTSANPAGRAPATSVAQVRLYFGDDIDFLMPAALGHLARPTTIRDVATGHILRR, from the coding sequence ATGTCCGACGTCGCGCCGCTGCGCCTCAAGGCCGCCGTACGCGCGCTGCAGCGCGGCGGCGTCATCGCCTACCCGACCGAGGCGGTCTGGGGCCTGGGCTGCGAGCCGCAGGATGAGCGCGCCTGCATGCGCCTGCTGCAGCTCAAGGGTCGCCCCTGGGAAAAGGGCCTGATCCTGGTGGCCTCGCGTTTCGAGCAGCTCGCCCCCTACGTGCAGGTGCCCTCCAACAACGCCCTGAAGCGCGCCACGGCGACCTGGCCGGGCCCGGCGACCTGGGTGTTTCCCGCCACCGACCACACGCCGATGTGGATCAGCGGCGATCATGACGGTGTCGCCGTGCGCGTCAGCAATCACCCGGCGGTGGTCGAGCTCTGCGAGGCCTACGGCGGTCCGGTGGTGTCCACCAGTGCCAACCCCGCAGGCCGCGCGCCGGCGACCAGCGTGGCGCAGGTGCGGCTCTACTTCGGCGACGACATCGACTTCCTGATGCCCGCCGCGCTGGGCCACCTGGCCAGGCCCACGACCATCCGCGACGTGGCGACCGGACATATCCTGCGGCGATAG
- the def gene encoding peptide deformylase, whose protein sequence is MALLEILQHPDPRLRQKAAPVTQFDAELQRLIDDMFETMYAAPGVGLAATQVGIARRLAVMDTAEDKAQPKPLVIINPEIFDAGDRQTMDEGCLSVAGYSDKVERYNKLRMRALDRNGQPFELAAEGLMAQAIQHEIDHLDGKLYIDYLSSLKRERLRKKLEKEARHKAASR, encoded by the coding sequence ATGGCATTACTCGAAATCCTGCAGCATCCCGATCCGCGCCTGCGGCAAAAAGCCGCCCCGGTGACGCAGTTTGACGCCGAATTGCAGCGCCTGATCGACGACATGTTCGAAACCATGTACGCCGCCCCCGGCGTGGGTCTGGCGGCCACCCAGGTGGGCATCGCCAGGCGCCTCGCGGTGATGGATACCGCCGAGGACAAGGCCCAGCCCAAGCCCCTGGTGATCATCAACCCCGAAATCTTCGACGCCGGCGACCGTCAGACCATGGACGAAGGCTGTCTTTCGGTGGCCGGCTACAGCGACAAGGTCGAACGCTACAACAAGCTCAGGATGCGCGCACTGGACCGCAATGGCCAGCCCTTCGAGCTGGCGGCCGAGGGCCTCATGGCGCAGGCGATCCAGCACGAGATCGACCACCTCGACGGCAAGCTCTACATCGACTACCTCTCCAGCCTCAAGCGCGAGCGCCTGCGCAAGAAGCTGGAGAAGGAAGCGCGCCACAAGGCCGCATCCCGCTGA
- a CDS encoding DUF494 family protein, translating into MKETVLDVLMYLFENYQEGEFSDSDNQVNLRDELTAAGFPDQEVAHAFDWVDGLAQQRQLPIVFSPGGAIRVYAREELSKLSTEVRGFIMYLEQLGIFGAQARELVIDRLMALNEEIDLERVKWVCLLVLMNEPDAEDAFAHLEEMVYYSGEFLH; encoded by the coding sequence ATGAAAGAGACCGTACTGGATGTGCTGATGTACCTATTCGAGAACTACCAGGAAGGTGAGTTCTCCGACTCCGACAACCAGGTCAACCTGCGCGACGAATTGACCGCGGCCGGATTCCCCGACCAGGAAGTGGCCCATGCCTTCGACTGGGTCGATGGCCTGGCGCAGCAGCGGCAGTTGCCGATCGTCTTCAGCCCCGGCGGTGCCATTCGCGTCTACGCCCGTGAGGAGCTGTCCAAGCTCTCCACCGAGGTGCGCGGCTTCATCATGTACCTGGAGCAGCTGGGGATTTTCGGCGCCCAGGCGCGCGAGCTGGTGATCGACCGACTGATGGCGCTGAACGAGGAAATCGACCTCGAAAGGGTCAAATGGGTCTGCCTGCTGGTGCTGATGAACGAGCCCGACGCGGAAGACGCCTTTGCCCATCTCGAGGAGATGGTCTACTACAGCGGCGAATTTCTGCACTGA
- the dprA gene encoding DNA-processing protein DprA — protein sequence MNLPPLQSWLTLLRAPGIGGVAVARLVATFGSAEAALAASPMSLRPLGLGDETLQFFATGDPEGVALDLAWLERPGRSLLTLEDPRYPQRLREIASAPAALFCQGDPDLLALPQLAIVGARSATPQGLENARAFAAELARRGLCITSGLALGIDGAAHRGALEAGGMTIAVCATGLDRVYPARHRELAHDIVREGLMISEFPIGVPALPEHFPRRNRIISGLALGVLVVEAAPESGSLITARYANEQGREVFAIPGSIHNPQARGCHRLIRQGAKLVESIDDILEEIAPQLRQRRETLAASAAPEDPAQARLLECLGTEPQSFDQLQAACGLDAAAFGEALLALELSGEVAAAAGGAYQRLRVPA from the coding sequence GTGAACCTCCCACCCCTTCAATCCTGGCTGACGCTGCTGCGGGCGCCCGGCATCGGCGGCGTGGCCGTCGCCCGCCTGGTCGCCACCTTCGGCTCCGCCGAGGCCGCGCTGGCGGCCTCGCCCATGTCGCTGCGCCCCCTGGGCCTGGGCGACGAGACCCTGCAGTTCTTCGCCACCGGCGATCCCGAGGGCGTGGCGCTGGACCTGGCCTGGCTGGAGCGCCCCGGGCGCAGCCTGCTGACGCTGGAGGACCCGCGCTACCCGCAGCGCCTGCGCGAGATCGCCTCGGCGCCGGCGGCGCTGTTCTGCCAGGGGGACCCGGACCTGCTGGCGCTGCCCCAGCTCGCCATCGTCGGCGCGCGCTCGGCCACGCCGCAGGGCCTGGAGAACGCCCGTGCCTTCGCCGCCGAACTGGCGCGGCGCGGGCTGTGCATCACCAGCGGCCTGGCGCTGGGCATCGACGGCGCGGCGCATCGCGGCGCGCTGGAGGCTGGCGGCATGACCATCGCGGTCTGCGCCACCGGCCTGGACCGGGTCTACCCCGCCCGGCATCGCGAACTGGCCCACGACATCGTGCGCGAGGGGCTGATGATCTCGGAGTTCCCGATCGGCGTGCCGGCGCTGCCGGAGCATTTTCCGCGGCGCAACCGCATCATCTCGGGCCTGGCGCTGGGCGTGCTGGTGGTGGAGGCGGCGCCGGAGTCGGGCTCGCTGATCACGGCGCGCTATGCCAACGAGCAGGGGCGCGAGGTGTTTGCCATTCCGGGCTCCATCCACAACCCGCAGGCGCGCGGCTGCCACCGCCTGATCCGCCAGGGTGCCAAGCTGGTGGAGTCGATCGACGACATCCTCGAGGAGATCGCGCCGCAGCTGCGCCAGCGCCGCGAGACCCTGGCCGCGAGCGCCGCGCCCGAAGACCCGGCACAGGCGCGGCTGCTGGAATGCCTGGGAACCGAACCGCAATCCTTCGATCAATTGCAGGCGGCCTGCGGGCTGGATGCCGCGGCTTTCGGCGAGGCGCTGCTGGCGCTGGAGCTGTCGGGCGAGGTGGCCGCCGCAGCCGGCGGGGCCTACCAGCGGCTGCGCGTTCCGGCATGA
- a CDS encoding LysM peptidoglycan-binding domain-containing protein: MEGLSAAESGATASDVGVREDAPMRYVVKKGDTLWGISQKFLVEPWQWPEVWIVNDQVKNPHLIYPGDVLTLIWRHGRPQVERELPSDRASPRIRESDLSSAIPAIPLDAIRDFLHSPRLVTMDQIKQAPYILDFVDLHIVGADGNGAYVRKLKRSHGTTLEAVRLGPSYIDPDSNEVLGYEAIPVAQAEVREFAEPGTIVLTKSYREARAGDYLIKPLLDTFESNFYPHMPPKKISGRILSVFDGVSQIGQFQVVTLSKGARDGLEAGHVLDVLQAGRSAKDPHGVAWHALPETYAGQIMVFKTEDRVSYALVMSAIRPIHAKDRTVNPGSHVRLD; this comes from the coding sequence GTGGAAGGACTGAGCGCAGCGGAAAGCGGCGCAACCGCCTCCGACGTCGGTGTCCGCGAGGACGCGCCGATGCGCTACGTCGTCAAGAAGGGCGACACCCTGTGGGGCATCTCGCAGAAATTCCTGGTGGAGCCCTGGCAGTGGCCCGAGGTCTGGATCGTCAACGACCAGGTCAAGAATCCACACCTGATCTACCCGGGCGACGTGCTGACCCTGATCTGGCGCCACGGCCGCCCGCAGGTGGAGCGCGAACTGCCTTCGGACCGCGCTTCGCCGCGCATCCGCGAGTCGGACCTGTCCTCGGCGATCCCGGCGATCCCGCTCGACGCCATCCGCGACTTCCTGCACAGCCCGCGCCTGGTCACGATGGACCAGATCAAGCAGGCGCCGTACATCCTGGACTTCGTCGACCTGCATATCGTCGGTGCCGACGGCAATGGTGCCTATGTGCGCAAGCTCAAGCGCAGCCATGGCACGACCCTGGAGGCGGTGCGCCTGGGCCCGAGCTACATCGACCCGGACAGCAACGAGGTTCTCGGCTACGAGGCCATCCCGGTGGCACAGGCCGAGGTGCGCGAGTTCGCCGAGCCCGGCACCATCGTGCTGACCAAGAGCTACCGCGAGGCGCGCGCCGGCGATTACCTGATCAAGCCGCTGCTCGACACCTTCGAGTCCAACTTCTATCCGCACATGCCGCCGAAGAAGATCAGTGGCCGCATCCTGTCGGTGTTCGACGGCGTGTCGCAGATCGGCCAGTTCCAGGTCGTGACCCTCAGCAAGGGCGCGCGCGACGGGCTGGAGGCCGGCCACGTGCTGGACGTGCTGCAGGCCGGCCGTAGTGCGAAGGATCCGCACGGCGTCGCCTGGCATGCGCTGCCGGAGACCTACGCCGGCCAGATCATGGTGTTCAAGACCGAGGATCGCGTCTCCTACGCCCTGGTGATGTCGGCGATCCGGCCGATCCACGCCAAGGACCGCACGGTGAACCCGGGCAGCCACGTCCGCCTCGACTAA
- a CDS encoding hydrogen peroxide-inducible genes activator, protein MTLTELRYLVNLDKERHFGRAAERSFVSQPTLSVAVKKLEDELGVILFERNRGEAKPTPVGERIITQARRVLAESKLIEDLAREGRDELNGPLRFGAIYTVGPYLLPGLVPLMRARAPLMPLVIEENFTAKLLEQLRDNELDVALLALPVDLTGLAAWPVYDEDFVVLIPRDHHWAGEKQIPARQLAGEPLLLLGPGHCFREQVIEACPKCVEPDGAGPRPQTGSSLETIRHMVVGGLGITVLPRASVENRAEDPGHLLSKPFVPPGPNRRIALIWRKSWPRRKAIAVLRQAILESGMKGVSYLPDAELQEDGRH, encoded by the coding sequence ATGACCCTCACCGAACTCCGCTATCTCGTAAACCTCGACAAGGAACGCCACTTCGGCCGCGCGGCCGAGCGTTCCTTCGTCTCCCAGCCGACCCTGTCGGTGGCGGTGAAGAAGCTCGAGGACGAGCTCGGCGTGATCCTGTTCGAGCGCAACCGCGGCGAGGCCAAGCCTACCCCCGTGGGCGAGCGCATCATCACCCAGGCGCGCCGCGTGCTGGCCGAGTCCAAGCTGATCGAGGACCTGGCGCGCGAGGGCCGCGACGAGCTCAACGGCCCGCTGCGCTTCGGCGCGATCTACACCGTCGGTCCCTACCTGCTGCCCGGCCTGGTGCCGCTGATGCGCGCGCGCGCGCCGCTGATGCCGCTGGTGATCGAGGAGAACTTCACCGCCAAGCTGCTGGAGCAGCTGCGCGACAACGAGCTGGACGTGGCGTTGCTGGCGCTGCCGGTGGACCTCACCGGCCTGGCCGCCTGGCCGGTCTACGACGAGGACTTCGTCGTCCTGATTCCGCGTGACCATCACTGGGCCGGCGAGAAGCAGATTCCGGCGCGCCAGCTCGCGGGCGAGCCCCTGTTGCTGCTGGGGCCGGGACATTGCTTCCGCGAGCAGGTGATCGAGGCCTGCCCCAAGTGCGTGGAGCCCGACGGCGCCGGCCCGCGGCCGCAGACCGGCAGCAGCCTGGAGACGATCCGCCACATGGTGGTCGGCGGCCTGGGCATCACCGTGCTGCCGCGCGCCTCGGTGGAGAACCGCGCCGAGGATCCGGGGCACCTGCTGTCCAAGCCCTTCGTGCCGCCGGGACCCAACCGCCGCATCGCACTGATCTGGCGCAAGTCCTGGCCGCGCCGCAAGGCGATCGCCGTGCTGCGCCAGGCGATCCTGGAATCCGGCATGAAGGGTGTGAGCTATCTACCGGATGCCGAGCTGCAGGAAGACGGCAGGCACTGA